Proteins co-encoded in one Drosophila gunungcola strain Sukarami unplaced genomic scaffold, Dgunungcola_SK_2 000057F, whole genome shotgun sequence genomic window:
- the LOC128264137 gene encoding uncharacterized protein LOC128264137: MAKRLRCEWFNDYEKTASKPPMVIADLDVIQLDFRGDNVDCWMEIQHGKGPWAPPVSGIVPLGSTLTLVVAINDYRGEFDMRVKSCVASDGSGHVINLSDEFGCVLRPKMISRFLKARAPDERATVITYAFFHAFKFPDALSVHIKCKVEICRHGCLDHCQNTGVGGVGGGGGGASGESLGLGLGLGLTNANERKDVHMSDAMGSSSNDLLRDLALPPGGGQHGMGMGMGMGPDHDIFYEDIIHDHKQTLNGGGGGGGGSSNGGDYGHEKSVHLKPRPVHEEQEEADLSDLFGDEDLADLDMEGGEGERYLGLKKSGKFPHGPRQLEAQKRMGVPMAGPRSLEPRTDQDEDVPRPVYRPQAEALKKPREDHIDFDKEEETEKDHEKAEEQGKKEEEKQVGKGDEEGSTSKSRRRRSLVISDRKVRSADVGVSGLYDVISEADLAFSPDSKQEAVTVFQGKISEEVVYGICMPVPGFSILFIVVISATIVSALVAGSLLYRYQLQKEALDKQTPMPVTGTLASWMTLRLFRLRHMQQQQQQQQQQQQQVRQPTSGHETVQ, from the exons atggcgAAACGACTGCGCTGCGAGTGGTTTAATGACTACGAGAAGACCGCCTCCAAGCCGCCGATGGTGATTGCCGATCTCGATGTTATCCAGCTCGATTTTCGAG GTGACAACGTTGACTGTTGGATGGAGATTCAGCATGGCAAGGGTCCTTGGGCGCCACCGGTAAGTGGTATTGTACCACTTGGATCCACCTTGACCCTTGTGGTGGCCATCAACGATTATAGAG GCGAGTTCGACATGCGTGTAAAGTCCTGCGTGGCCTCCGATGGATCTGGCCATGTGATCAACCTGTCGGATGAATTTGGCTGCGTGCTGCGACCCAAGATGATCTCACGCTTCCTGAAGGCCCGTGCTCCCGACGAGAGGGCCACCGTGATCACCTACGCCTTCTTCCACGCCTTCAAGTTTCCCGACGCGCTGAGTGTGCACATCAAGTGCAAGGTGGAGATCTGTCGCCATGGCTGCCTCGATCACTGCCAGAATACGGGCGTGGGCGGAGTaggaggtggtggtggaggCGCATCCGGAGAGTCGCTGGGACTGGGCCTCGGACTTGGTCTGACCAATGCCAACGAGCGCAAGGATGTGCACATGTCGGATGCGATGggtagcagcagcaacgaTCTGCTCAGAGATCTGGCCCTGCCACCAGGCGGTGGACAGCATGGCATGGGCATGGGTATGGGCATGGGTCCGGATCACGACATCTTCTACGAGGACATCATCCACGATCACAAGCAGACGCTCaacggtggcggcggcggcggcggaggatcTTCAAATGGCGGTGACTATGGCCACGAGAAGAGCGTGCACCTCAAGCCGCGGCCAGTGCACGAAGAGCAGGAGGAGGCCGATCTCTCCGATCTGTTTGGCGACGAGGACCTGGCCGATTTGGACATGGAGGGCGGCGAGGGCGAGCGGTACTTGGGCCTGAAGAAGAGTGGCAAATTCCCACATGGTCCGCGGCAATTGGAGGCCCAAAAGCGCATGGGTGTGCCGATGGCGGGTCCCCGCTCCCTGGAGCCCCGGACGGACCAGGATGAGGATGTGCCGCGACCCGTGTACAGGCCACAGGCGGAGGCTTTGAAGAAGCCACGCGAAGATCACATCGATTTCGACAAGGAAGAGGAGACGGAGAAGGATCACGAAAAGGCTGAGGAGCAGGGGAAAAAGGAAGAGGAGAAGCAGGTTGGAAAAGGAGATGAAGAAGGTAGCACCTCGAAGAGCCGTCGCCGTAGATCCCTGGTCATATCCGATCGCAAGGTACGCAGTGCCGACGTGGGCGTCAGCGGTCTATACGATGTCATATCCGAGGCCGATCTGGCCTTCTCGCCGGACTCCAAGCAGGAGGCGGTCACCGTCTTCCAGGGCAAGATCAGCGAGGAGGTGGTCTATGGCATTTGCATGCCGGTGCCCGGCTTCAGCATCCTCTTCATCGTTGTTATCTCGGCGACAATTGTGTCCGCCCTGGTGGCCGGCTCCCTGCTCTATCGCTATCAGCTGCAAAAGGAGGCGCTGGACAAGCAGACGCCGATGCCGGTGACCGGGACATTGGCCTCCTGGATGACCCTGCGACTCTTTCGCCTGCGACacatgcaacagcagcagcagcagcaacagcagcaacagcagcaagtGAGGCAGCCGACTTCAGGACACGAAACGGTTCAGTGA